In the Opitutaceae bacterium genome, one interval contains:
- a CDS encoding helicase C-terminal domain-containing protein has translation MQIDLHARKVTLAVGEWADLNFGPTRSEAGRAGLWRARLGQAWHIEMQEQTLRSAPDARFEVPITGDLLRGNWTIGFNGRIDQVIDRPDRTRLREIKTVRTPLPAPGSELRARHQSYFRQLVAYRTLARGSPEFATREIEAELVFIDIDSGITQTVELTTEDEKDFESRIDALLHFVESRRDGLERLAALHFAPAFAHPRPGQESIQQELREAGRASRLVCFEAPTGYGKTGSILEYALHELQAGHVTRVIYLTGKSTGQLQVTRQLDQMLGDPPGARRWQMRSKAEHCINDVYHCFSDCCPYLDGQEERWPDSGLATRLTAIDFPRSLEAVRDIGRDARVCPYEITRAALPLNEIWVGDYNYLFAPANRGMFDAIPGYNPSETLLIVDEAHNLPGRVADSHSVAVDASGAQETLSALEDIGASKGLRHSWREWTLFLSLLKAVESLDPFQEAEIRDLLGAVGREIERTPPDFATLGPRACETLFQSLELVHPSESIPLPRLWWSPANGSLESTCLDAAEAIRETLDPFRQVLFLSATLSPIDDFAERCGLKNSTHEQPFHLVAQTPWRTGAYRVAVDLRVDTRYRQREHHLPTTSATIAALHEHLPGPVAAFFPSYAYARAAERDLARSQPLLRVSMQRARQTLAEQNTFIEEALAFSDVLLLVLGSGYAEGIDLLGGRVGSALVAGPALPEVNAIQEARLGLHRHEPREVGFRRVFQIPGMQKVNQAIGRLVRAPGQRARIVLHCRRFSEASYHDLLDPEYRNGTWLTDDDAFVNWLRE, from the coding sequence GTGCAAATTGATCTCCATGCCCGAAAGGTCACCCTCGCCGTCGGCGAGTGGGCTGATCTCAACTTCGGCCCCACCCGCTCTGAAGCCGGTCGAGCCGGCCTCTGGAGGGCGCGCCTTGGTCAGGCCTGGCACATCGAGATGCAGGAACAGACCCTTCGTTCCGCTCCCGATGCCCGGTTCGAAGTCCCGATCACCGGAGACCTGCTCAGAGGCAACTGGACCATTGGTTTCAATGGACGGATCGACCAGGTCATCGATCGCCCCGACCGCACCCGCCTGCGGGAGATCAAGACAGTCCGCACCCCCCTTCCCGCACCGGGCAGTGAACTGAGGGCCCGCCACCAATCCTATTTCCGGCAACTGGTCGCCTACCGCACCCTTGCCCGGGGCTCCCCGGAGTTCGCCACCCGGGAGATTGAAGCGGAGCTGGTCTTCATCGACATCGACTCCGGCATCACCCAGACCGTCGAGCTCACGACCGAAGATGAGAAAGATTTCGAATCCCGCATCGACGCCCTCCTCCATTTTGTCGAAAGTCGCCGCGACGGCCTCGAACGTCTCGCTGCTCTTCACTTTGCCCCCGCCTTTGCCCATCCGCGTCCGGGTCAGGAATCCATCCAGCAGGAACTCCGCGAAGCAGGACGCGCCTCTCGCCTCGTCTGCTTTGAGGCGCCCACCGGCTACGGCAAGACCGGCAGCATCCTCGAATACGCCCTCCATGAACTCCAGGCCGGCCACGTTACCCGTGTCATCTACCTGACAGGCAAGTCCACCGGCCAGCTCCAGGTCACCCGTCAACTCGATCAGATGCTCGGCGACCCGCCCGGCGCACGGCGCTGGCAGATGCGGAGCAAGGCCGAGCACTGCATCAACGATGTCTACCATTGTTTCAGCGATTGCTGCCCCTATCTCGACGGACAGGAGGAGAGATGGCCGGACAGCGGGTTGGCCACCCGTCTGACCGCCATTGACTTTCCCCGCTCCCTCGAGGCTGTCCGGGACATCGGCCGTGATGCCCGCGTCTGTCCCTACGAAATCACCCGGGCCGCGCTTCCGCTGAATGAGATCTGGGTCGGCGATTACAATTACCTGTTCGCTCCCGCCAACCGGGGCATGTTCGACGCCATACCCGGCTACAATCCCTCCGAAACCCTCCTCATTGTCGACGAGGCCCACAATCTGCCCGGTCGGGTGGCCGACAGTCACTCTGTCGCGGTCGATGCCTCCGGAGCCCAGGAGACACTCTCCGCCCTGGAGGATATCGGCGCCTCCAAAGGTCTCCGTCACTCCTGGCGCGAGTGGACCCTCTTCCTGTCTCTCCTCAAGGCGGTCGAATCCCTCGACCCGTTCCAGGAGGCCGAAATCCGCGATCTGCTCGGAGCCGTCGGCCGGGAGATTGAACGCACGCCACCCGACTTCGCGACCCTGGGCCCCCGGGCCTGCGAGACCTTGTTCCAAAGTCTCGAGCTGGTTCACCCGTCCGAAAGCATTCCGCTTCCCCGACTGTGGTGGAGTCCCGCCAATGGCAGCCTCGAATCCACCTGCCTCGACGCCGCCGAGGCCATCCGGGAAACCCTCGATCCCTTCAGGCAGGTTCTCTTTCTCTCGGCCACGCTCAGTCCGATCGATGACTTTGCCGAACGCTGTGGACTGAAGAATTCCACCCACGAGCAGCCCTTTCACCTTGTCGCACAGACGCCGTGGCGCACCGGTGCCTATCGAGTGGCCGTGGATCTCCGGGTCGATACCCGCTACCGCCAACGGGAACACCATCTTCCAACCACATCCGCCACCATCGCAGCCCTGCACGAGCACCTCCCCGGGCCGGTGGCCGCCTTTTTCCCCTCCTACGCTTACGCCCGGGCGGCCGAACGCGACCTCGCCCGGTCCCAGCCCCTCCTGAGGGTCAGCATGCAGCGGGCCCGCCAGACGCTGGCCGAGCAGAACACATTCATCGAGGAAGCCCTCGCTTTCTCCGACGTTCTCCTGCTCGTTCTCGGAAGCGGCTACGCCGAGGGCATCGACCTGCTCGGCGGACGGGTCGGATCGGCCCTGGTGGCCGGTCCCGCCCTGCCGGAAGTCAATGCCATCCAGGAAGCCCGCCTCGGTCTTCACCGACACGAACCCCGGGAAGTCGGCTTTCGCCGCGTCTTCCAGATCCCCGGCATGCAGAAAGTCAATCAGGCGATCGGACGCCTCGTCCGCGCCCCCGGACAACGGGCCCGAATCGTTCTTCACTGCCGCCGCTTCTCCGAAGCAAGCTACCATGACCTGCTTGATCCCGAATACCGCAACGGCACCTGGCTCACTGACGACGATGCTTTCGTCAATTGGCTGAGGGAATAG
- a CDS encoding carbohydrate ABC transporter permease, protein MMEHRHPRRTGLLLTATLAFGGLAMVLPLGWMLVTSLKSFPEILRNPPPLLPALPQWGNYLMVWQGFAYSRFFLNSAFVAVMVIAGTVITCCPAAYAFAYYEVRHRNLLFGLLLSTLMLPAQVTIIPLFNAYAALGWVNTFMPLVLPAWLGGNVFGIFLLRQFFRTIPRSLIEAARLDGASEWTILWTLVVPMSLPAVLTVVLFTFLWSWNDLFNPLVYLHSESAYTLPVGLLYFIARAEQLTGGSAGQVPWQLVMALAAIMVLPVIILFVVAQRRFVEGVASTGVKG, encoded by the coding sequence ATGATGGAACACCGCCACCCCCGTCGCACCGGTCTGTTGCTGACCGCAACGCTTGCCTTTGGCGGGCTGGCCATGGTTCTGCCTTTGGGATGGATGCTGGTCACCAGTCTGAAATCCTTTCCCGAGATCCTGCGCAATCCGCCCCCATTGCTGCCGGCCCTGCCGCAGTGGGGCAATTACCTGATGGTTTGGCAGGGCTTTGCCTACTCCCGTTTCTTCCTCAACTCCGCCTTCGTCGCGGTCATGGTGATTGCCGGGACAGTGATCACCTGTTGCCCGGCCGCCTACGCGTTTGCCTACTACGAAGTGCGGCACCGCAATCTGCTCTTCGGCCTTCTGCTGTCCACCCTGATGTTGCCGGCCCAAGTGACGATCATCCCCCTCTTCAATGCCTATGCGGCGTTGGGATGGGTCAATACATTCATGCCGCTGGTATTGCCTGCCTGGCTCGGCGGAAATGTCTTCGGCATTTTCCTTCTGCGGCAGTTCTTTCGCACGATTCCGCGGAGTCTGATCGAGGCGGCGCGGCTGGATGGAGCCTCGGAGTGGACCATCCTCTGGACACTTGTAGTTCCGATGAGTCTCCCGGCGGTGCTCACCGTTGTGCTCTTCACTTTCCTCTGGAGTTGGAACGATCTCTTCAACCCGCTCGTTTATCTGCACAGCGAATCCGCCTACACATTGCCCGTCGGCCTGCTCTATTTCATTGCCCGCGCGGAACAGCTGACCGGGGGCAGTGCCGGGCAGGTCCCGTGGCAACTTGTCATGGCCCTCGCCGCCATCATGGTCCTGCCGGTCATCATCCTCTTTGTCGTGGCCCAGCGCCGCTTTGTCGAAGGCGTCGCTTCGACCGGTGTCAAGGGCTGA
- a CDS encoding sugar ABC transporter permease — protein sequence MNTRRSQLLWFWLFTGPALAGFVLFSLWPMLYSLWLSFCSYDVVAPPRFIGFRNYVYLVMADPSFWPSVKVTLLFTVVQVPLIVASALGVALLLNEPVRGRGLWRAIYFLPSILPQAASVAVFVYIFQADGGLLNRLLAMAGIVGPAWTTSQWWALPVVVLISLWGFGYPMVIFLGGLQTVPRELYEAAHIDGAGAWTRFRHVTLPLISPILFFNLIMGIIGALKVFDLAYAFGAAQGLVPGGPARATLFFGLNLYQQAFTYFHMGLASAMAWLLFASIVLITWLNFHLGRRWVHYGD from the coding sequence ATGAATACCCGCCGATCGCAGTTGTTGTGGTTCTGGCTTTTCACCGGCCCCGCCCTGGCGGGATTTGTGCTTTTCAGCCTGTGGCCGATGCTTTATTCACTCTGGCTGAGCTTCTGCTCCTACGACGTGGTCGCGCCACCGCGTTTCATCGGTTTTCGGAATTACGTCTACCTTGTCATGGCGGACCCGTCCTTCTGGCCATCGGTGAAGGTTACGCTGCTCTTCACCGTCGTGCAGGTGCCGCTGATTGTCGCCTCGGCACTCGGCGTGGCGCTCCTGCTCAACGAGCCGGTGCGCGGTCGTGGACTGTGGCGGGCCATCTATTTTCTTCCGTCAATCCTGCCGCAGGCGGCCAGCGTCGCGGTATTCGTCTACATCTTCCAGGCCGACGGCGGGTTGCTCAACCGACTGCTGGCGATGGCAGGAATCGTCGGTCCCGCCTGGACGACCTCGCAATGGTGGGCACTTCCGGTAGTGGTGCTCATCAGCCTGTGGGGGTTCGGTTATCCCATGGTGATTTTCCTGGGTGGATTGCAGACAGTGCCTCGCGAACTCTACGAAGCGGCTCATATCGACGGAGCCGGCGCATGGACTCGGTTCCGCCATGTCACGCTGCCGCTCATCTCGCCCATCCTCTTTTTCAACCTCATCATGGGGATCATCGGTGCGCTCAAGGTTTTCGATCTGGCCTACGCATTTGGTGCGGCCCAGGGCCTTGTTCCCGGGGGGCCGGCACGGGCCACGCTGTTTTTCGGACTCAATCTCTACCAACAGGCCTTCACCTACTTCCACATGGGACTCGCAAGCGCAATGGCCTGGCTGCTCTTCGCGAGCATCGTACTGATCACCTGGCTCAATTTCCACCTCGGCCGTCGCTGGGTGCATTACGGAGACTGA
- a CDS encoding sugar ABC transporter substrate-binding protein: MYSSLRTILLGFTAVFLAATGFWWAGRTHEPPPAPGRKLVTWLHFVSPIRDIHERQVAEFQRLHPDIEVRTILVPGNEYHMKFKTLAAAGQAPDLFYSGDVWMSYLLPFMADLTPLVERDSVEIGLDDFYPEIRAAMRQEGRYYVMPEHTNVALLYYNRRLFREAGLAEPTADWTWDDLVRNGVALTRPATTGDSGVWGCGRLEGWWGEWLTYVRQAGGEVLTPDGRHCALDSPAAIEGLRFFQDKALRYHYSAPAGFEPLNGFVNGRLAMLMVGHVNFWPNYNQIPDLDWDIQLLPAGPASRVGGELAIAGYGINRESRHLEEAWALLKFLTRPEVGMEIARRGSISPRRSVAAGQIRDRAPGTRPQNVEAAYAQMKYSLPIPRHPHFIEFMLQIVQPEIDRMVQGELTPEEAAHRATEQVNAFLETFFPTDTP, from the coding sequence ATGTACTCCTCGCTCCGCACGATCCTGTTGGGGTTCACGGCCGTATTTCTGGCGGCGACCGGTTTCTGGTGGGCGGGTCGGACGCACGAACCACCGCCGGCGCCTGGTCGGAAACTGGTGACCTGGCTTCATTTTGTTTCGCCAATTCGCGATATTCACGAACGGCAGGTGGCGGAGTTTCAAAGGCTGCATCCGGACATCGAAGTTCGCACGATCCTGGTTCCCGGGAACGAGTATCATATGAAGTTCAAGACCCTGGCCGCCGCCGGGCAGGCGCCGGATCTGTTTTACTCCGGCGACGTCTGGATGAGTTATCTGTTGCCTTTCATGGCCGACCTTACCCCTTTGGTGGAGCGTGATTCGGTGGAGATCGGGCTTGATGATTTCTACCCGGAAATCCGCGCGGCCATGCGGCAGGAGGGCCGCTACTACGTCATGCCGGAACACACCAACGTTGCTCTGCTTTATTACAATCGCCGGTTGTTCCGCGAGGCGGGGCTGGCTGAACCGACGGCTGATTGGACCTGGGATGACCTGGTGCGCAATGGGGTGGCGCTCACCCGACCGGCCACGACAGGAGACTCCGGGGTGTGGGGGTGCGGACGGCTGGAAGGATGGTGGGGGGAGTGGCTGACCTACGTGCGGCAGGCGGGTGGAGAGGTGCTCACGCCGGACGGACGGCACTGCGCCCTGGATTCGCCGGCAGCCATCGAGGGGTTGCGCTTTTTTCAGGACAAAGCCTTGAGATACCACTACAGCGCGCCGGCGGGTTTCGAGCCGCTCAACGGTTTCGTGAACGGGCGTCTGGCCATGTTGATGGTCGGGCACGTCAATTTCTGGCCCAACTACAACCAGATCCCGGATCTGGACTGGGATATTCAGTTGCTACCGGCGGGGCCGGCCTCGCGGGTCGGTGGTGAGCTGGCGATTGCCGGCTACGGCATCAACCGCGAATCCCGGCACCTTGAGGAGGCTTGGGCGCTGCTGAAATTCCTGACCCGGCCGGAGGTGGGCATGGAGATTGCCCGCCGGGGCAGCATCTCCCCGCGGCGTTCAGTGGCCGCGGGCCAGATCCGCGATCGCGCCCCGGGCACCCGTCCTCAGAATGTCGAGGCGGCCTACGCGCAGATGAAGTATTCACTCCCCATCCCGCGCCACCCTCACTTCATTGAGTTCATGCTCCAGATCGTGCAGCCTGAAATCGACCGGATGGTCCAGGGCGAACTGACGCCTGAGGAAGCGGCCCATCGTGCCACCGAGCAGGTAAACGCCTTTCTGGAGACTTTCTTCCCCACGGATACCCCATGA
- the pyrR gene encoding bifunctional pyr operon transcriptional regulator/uracil phosphoribosyltransferase PyrR yields the protein MSREPVRPSIIAVSARKIIDSSQIANTLESMAGKLATQHRETASLIVVGIANGGILVAERLAALLGQKLGRPIPTGVLSVAFQRDDIGLNPIPNETEPTHLPGDVDGATVLLVDDVIFGGRTIRAAIEELFSLGRPSRVQLAVLVDRGNRRLPFAADVTGFVEPTEPAEKVIVTLDPDDPRKDSIHILASA from the coding sequence TTGAGCCGGGAACCCGTCCGACCAAGCATCATTGCCGTGTCCGCCCGCAAGATCATTGATTCCTCCCAGATCGCCAACACACTCGAATCCATGGCCGGAAAACTGGCCACACAGCACCGGGAAACCGCATCGCTGATCGTCGTCGGAATTGCCAATGGCGGAATTCTTGTGGCCGAGCGCCTCGCCGCCCTCCTCGGGCAGAAACTCGGTCGTCCGATTCCCACCGGCGTCCTCAGCGTGGCTTTCCAACGCGACGATATCGGACTCAATCCGATTCCCAATGAAACCGAGCCCACGCACCTTCCCGGCGACGTCGATGGCGCCACCGTCCTGCTGGTCGACGATGTCATCTTCGGAGGCCGCACCATCCGGGCCGCCATCGAGGAACTCTTCTCCCTCGGCCGGCCCTCGCGGGTTCAACTGGCCGTCCTGGTCGACCGGGGAAATCGACGCCTGCCCTTTGCCGCCGACGTGACCGGATTCGTCGAACCGACCGAGCCTGCGGAGAAGGTGATCGTCACCCTCGACCCGGATGATCCCCGCAAGGATTCGATCCACATTCTCGCCTCCGCCTGA
- a CDS encoding aspartate carbamoyltransferase catalytic subunit: MPWNRKDLVTIEALQPEEIEQIFQVTAALKRTMGRSVKKLPALRGKTIVNLFLEPSTRTRIAFEVAATRLSADVISLDMAASSTTKGETLRDTAQNIQALKADMIVIRHTAAGSPQYLSRLLRIPVVNAGDGAHEHPTQALLDCFTLVERFGSLKGRNITILGDILFSRVARSNIWAMTKLGANVTLVGPSTLVPDWFTAMGVKVSHDLRPALADADAVMLLRIQHERQSSTHFPSIGEYTSMFGLNKTRAGWLKPDAIIMHPGPINRGVEIDSELADSGRSVILEQVTNGIAVRMAVLYLCAGGSPEAVVKSAPRS; the protein is encoded by the coding sequence ATGCCCTGGAATCGAAAAGACCTCGTCACGATCGAGGCGCTTCAACCCGAAGAGATCGAGCAGATCTTTCAAGTGACCGCCGCCCTCAAGCGCACCATGGGACGCAGCGTCAAGAAACTCCCGGCTCTTCGCGGTAAGACCATCGTCAATCTCTTCCTCGAGCCCAGCACGCGCACCCGGATCGCCTTCGAGGTCGCCGCCACCCGTCTGAGCGCCGACGTCATCTCTCTCGACATGGCGGCGAGCAGCACGACCAAGGGCGAGACCCTCCGGGACACGGCCCAGAACATCCAGGCGCTCAAGGCCGACATGATCGTCATCCGCCACACCGCGGCCGGTTCCCCGCAATACCTTTCCCGTCTGCTGCGCATCCCCGTGGTCAACGCCGGAGACGGAGCCCATGAACATCCGACCCAGGCCCTCCTCGACTGCTTCACCCTGGTCGAGCGCTTCGGCAGCCTCAAAGGCAGGAATATCACCATCCTCGGCGACATCCTTTTCAGCCGGGTGGCCCGCTCCAACATCTGGGCCATGACCAAGCTCGGGGCCAACGTGACCCTGGTCGGCCCCTCCACCCTTGTGCCCGACTGGTTCACCGCGATGGGGGTGAAGGTCTCCCACGACCTCCGCCCGGCCCTTGCCGATGCCGATGCCGTCATGCTTCTACGAATACAGCACGAGCGGCAATCCTCGACCCACTTCCCCTCGATCGGGGAATACACCAGCATGTTCGGCCTGAACAAGACCCGGGCCGGCTGGCTCAAGCCCGATGCCATCATCATGCACCCGGGACCGATCAACCGCGGGGTGGAAATTGATTCCGAACTGGCCGACTCCGGCCGCTCGGTCATCCTTGAGCAGGTGACCAACGGCATCGCCGTCCGCATGGCCGTCCTCTACCTCTGTGCCGGAGGCTCGCCCGAGGCCGTCGTCAAATCCGCTCCCCGCAGCTGA
- a CDS encoding dihydroorotase, whose amino-acid sequence MPDLIWIQNGRLIDPAAGRDETGDLFIRDGRIVNHLAVDERNRARVIDARGLWVCPGLVDIHVHLREPGQTHKETILTGSQAAAAGGFTTIVCMPNTSPPADNAGTIQFIQDAIKREAIVRVFPTGCITVGMEGRGLAPIGSLKKAGVVAITDDGKCVQNNELMRRAVEYAAMFDLPVMDHCEDSSLTRGSVMNEGVMSTRLGLKGWPAAAEDIIVSRNVILSTHTGAHIHLQHISSATSVDIIRRAKQRKIRITAEATPHHLALTDDALAEYNTNFKMNPPLRTEDDRKALIEGLRDGTLDCVGTDHAPHTDYEKDMEFDNAPFGIVGLETALAVTLQILNRESGFSVLETMAMLTSKPARILNLDAGTLAEGAPADVAIIDPEEAWTVTPESLHSKSANSPWLGRELRGRARTTLVGGRIVFEEGRLADTLTSSPG is encoded by the coding sequence ATGCCTGACCTCATCTGGATCCAGAACGGACGCCTCATCGACCCGGCTGCGGGTCGCGACGAAACCGGCGACCTCTTCATCCGGGACGGACGCATCGTCAACCATCTGGCAGTCGACGAGCGCAACCGGGCCCGGGTCATCGATGCCAGAGGTCTTTGGGTCTGTCCGGGCCTGGTCGATATCCATGTTCATCTGCGCGAGCCCGGCCAGACCCACAAGGAAACCATCCTGACCGGGTCCCAGGCCGCCGCCGCCGGCGGCTTCACCACCATCGTCTGCATGCCCAACACCTCCCCTCCGGCCGACAATGCCGGAACCATCCAGTTTATCCAGGATGCGATCAAGAGAGAGGCGATCGTCCGGGTCTTCCCCACCGGCTGCATCACGGTCGGAATGGAAGGCCGGGGCCTGGCTCCGATCGGGTCCCTGAAGAAGGCGGGGGTCGTCGCGATCACCGACGATGGGAAATGTGTCCAGAACAACGAATTGATGCGACGGGCGGTCGAGTATGCCGCCATGTTCGATCTCCCGGTTATGGATCATTGCGAAGACTCCAGCCTGACGCGCGGATCGGTCATGAACGAGGGCGTCATGTCAACCCGGCTCGGACTGAAGGGATGGCCCGCCGCAGCCGAGGACATCATCGTCTCGCGCAACGTCATCCTTTCCACCCATACCGGCGCCCACATCCACCTGCAGCACATCAGTTCCGCCACCTCGGTGGACATCATCCGGCGGGCCAAGCAGCGCAAGATCCGGATCACCGCCGAGGCCACTCCGCACCATCTGGCCCTGACCGACGATGCCCTCGCGGAATACAATACGAACTTCAAGATGAATCCGCCGCTCCGGACGGAAGACGACCGGAAAGCCCTGATCGAGGGGCTTCGCGACGGCACCCTCGACTGCGTCGGCACCGACCACGCACCCCACACCGATTACGAGAAGGACATGGAATTCGACAACGCCCCCTTCGGTATTGTCGGATTGGAGACGGCTCTCGCGGTGACTCTGCAGATTCTCAACCGGGAGTCCGGATTCTCCGTGCTCGAGACCATGGCCATGCTCACCTCCAAGCCCGCCCGTATCCTCAACCTGGATGCAGGCACCCTGGCCGAAGGCGCGCCGGCCGACGTTGCGATCATCGACCCCGAGGAAGCCTGGACAGTCACCCCGGAGAGCCTGCACAGCAAATCGGCCAACTCCCCCTGGCTCGGCCGGGAACTGCGCGGACGCGCCCGCACCACCCTGGTCGGCGGAAGGATCGTCTTCGAGGAGGGCCGTCTGGCGGACACCCTCACTTCTTCACCCGGATGA
- a CDS encoding DUF1638 domain-containing protein, with protein MHLKLISCNVFQREASWCIAHSPHTIDSDFTELGEHARSDGLRRIIQDRIDATEASGKSYDAILLLFGLCGNATVGIQARRTQVIMPRAHDCCTILLGSREKFVEHFGDAPSTPFSSIGYLERGNYFLRTSDEGMPGVQTGDPYQALVEKYGEEDARFIWAEMHPDHGNDKAVFIDLPETSHLGYAAKFEAKVAAAGKTAVHLSGSIRLIANLLNGEWDPREYLIVPPAGAVEGVYDWDEIIRVKK; from the coding sequence ATGCATCTGAAGCTGATTTCCTGCAATGTCTTCCAGCGCGAGGCCTCCTGGTGCATCGCCCATTCGCCGCATACCATCGACAGCGACTTCACCGAACTCGGCGAACACGCCCGGAGCGACGGTTTGCGCCGGATCATTCAGGACCGGATCGATGCCACGGAGGCGTCCGGCAAGTCCTACGATGCCATCCTCCTTCTTTTCGGCCTTTGCGGCAATGCCACCGTCGGCATCCAGGCCCGCCGGACCCAGGTCATCATGCCCCGGGCCCACGATTGCTGCACCATTCTGCTGGGATCGCGGGAGAAATTCGTCGAGCACTTCGGCGACGCGCCGAGCACACCGTTCTCATCGATCGGCTACCTCGAGCGGGGCAACTATTTCCTCCGGACCAGCGATGAAGGCATGCCCGGAGTCCAAACCGGTGATCCCTACCAGGCCCTGGTCGAGAAATACGGCGAGGAGGATGCGCGGTTCATCTGGGCGGAGATGCACCCGGATCACGGAAACGACAAAGCTGTTTTCATCGATCTGCCCGAAACGAGTCATCTCGGCTATGCCGCGAAGTTCGAAGCCAAGGTCGCCGCGGCCGGCAAGACAGCCGTCCATTTGTCCGGCAGCATCCGACTCATCGCCAATCTGCTCAATGGCGAATGGGATCCCAGGGAATACCTGATCGTTCCCCCGGCCGGGGCGGTCGAGGGCGTTTACGACTGGGATGAAATCATCCGGGTGAAGAAGTGA
- a CDS encoding HPr family phosphocarrier protein: protein MRHSRIRIRWKEGLHLRPAALLVKHAGAFRSSILLKVNGRMANARSILGLLLLCATIGTMVDLEVSGEDEDAAFSSITSILETDDLDTANKSAPNQP from the coding sequence ATGAGGCATTCGAGAATCCGAATCCGCTGGAAGGAGGGCCTTCACCTCAGGCCCGCGGCGCTTCTCGTCAAACACGCCGGGGCCTTTCGTTCTTCAATTCTGCTCAAGGTCAACGGCCGGATGGCCAATGCCCGGAGCATCCTCGGCCTCCTGCTTCTCTGCGCCACCATCGGCACCATGGTCGATCTTGAGGTCTCCGGGGAGGATGAGGACGCGGCGTTCTCCAGCATCACTTCGATCCTGGAAACCGACGACCTGGACACCGCAAACAAGTCTGCCCCGAACCAGCCATAG